The Miscanthus floridulus cultivar M001 chromosome 17, ASM1932011v1, whole genome shotgun sequence genome has a window encoding:
- the LOC136517966 gene encoding uncharacterized protein produces MVFYFKVRPEAGDYTIFMGLDKYENEDLIKYGFPEDIWFHVDKMSSAHVYVRLNKGQTMDDMSEGLLVDCVQLVKANSIQGNKVNNIDVVYTPWYNLKKTPSMDVGQVGFHNPKLVRTIKVEKRINEIVNRLNKTKVERKPDLKAEREAVSAAEKAERKAQLRDKKRREEMERLEKEKQADIRSYKGLMVQEKMTSNKQIASGSKTLQELEEDFM; encoded by the exons ATGGTGTTCTACTTCAAGGTGCGGCCCGAGGCCGGCGACTACACCATCTTCATGGGCCTTGACAAGTACGAGAACGAGGACCTCATCAAATACGGCTTCCCCGAGGACATCTG GTTTCATGTAGATAAGATGTCCTCTGCACATGTATATGTGAGATTGAATAAAGGTCAAACAATGGATGACATGAGTGAGGGTTTGCTGGTAGACTGTGTGCAGCTTGTCAAAGCTAATTCCATTCAAG GTAATAAAGTCAACAACATTGATGTAGTTTATACTCCATGGTACAATTTGAAGAAGACCCCTTCAATGGATGTGGGTCAAGTTGGTTTTCACAACCCTAAATTG GTTCGCACTATTAAAGTAGAAAAGAGGATCAATGAGATTGTGAACCGCTTGAATAAGACAAAGGTGGAACGGAAACCTGACTTGAAGG CTGAAAGAGAGGCTGTTAGTGCTGCTGAAAAGGCAGAAAGAAAGGCGCAGCTTAGAGACAAG AAACGTAGGGAAGAGATGGAAAGGCTTGAGAAAGAGAAGCAGGCTGATATCAGGAGCTACAAGGGTCTAATGGTCCAAGAGAAGATGACTTCCAACAAGCAAATTGCTTCTGGCAGCAAGACCCTGCAAGAACTTGAAGAAGACTTTATGTGA
- the LOC136516249 gene encoding ABC transporter G family member 12-like, translated as MEGSSGAYGGNGEAWHGAVSPAARYAESGGASLTWENLTAVLPGGGGRATKKLVQGLYGYAVPGRVVAIMGPSGSGKSTLLDSLSGRLARNVVLTGKVLLNGKKRRLDYGIVAYVTQENVMLGTLTVRETVTYSALLRLPSSMHKSEVRRIVDDTLDEMGLRECADRHIGTWHLRGISGGEKKRLSIALEILTRPRLLFLDEPTSGLDSAAAFSVVQTLRHLAVDGGRTIISSVHQPSSEVFALFDDLCLLSCGECVYFGDAKLATQFFAETGFPCPSRRNPSDHFLRCVNSDFDDIAATMKGSMKLRPEAALDPLLKYSTSEIRERLVDKYRISDYAMMVRSTIHEITKIEGVMVEVVRGSQASWFKQLRTLTSRSFTNMSRDLNYYWLRIIVYIVMAICLGTLYYDVGTSYSAIQARASCGGFVSGFMTFMSIGGFPSFIEEMKVFTLERQNGHYGVAAYIISNFISSMPFLLTVSWASASITYWMVKYRSGFSYFAFFALNLYGGVSVIESLMMIISALVPNFLMGLILGAGVIGIMMLTSGFFRLLPELPKIFWRYPVSYIVYGSWGLKGGYKNDMIGLEFEPMVPGQPKLTGEYIITEMMGLSLDHSKWLDLAMIFVLLFAYRLTFFIVLKVKEAAAPYIRVAYTSFTVKRLERRASFRKTLAMTSMSKRHNPPHPMAIQEGLNSPMPY; from the exons ATGGAGGGCAGCAGCGGAGCATACGGTGGCAACGGGGAGGCGTGGCACGGCGCGGTGTCGCCGGCAGCGCGGTACGCGGAGTCCGGCGGCGCAAGCCTGACGTGGGAGAACCTCACGGCGGTGctgccgggcggcggcggccgggcgaCCAAGAAGCTGGTGCAGGGGTTGTACGGCTACGCCGTGCCCGGCCGCGTCGTCGCCATCATGGGGCCTTCCGGCTCCGGCAAGTCCACACTCCTCGACTCCCTCTCCG GGAGGCTGGCAAGGAACGTGGTCCTCACTGGGAAGGTGCTGCTCAACGGCAAGAAGAGGCGGCTGGATTATGGCATCGTG GCATATGTGACCCAAGAGAACGTGATGCTGGGTACACTGACAGTGCGTGAGACGGTGACCTACTCGGCCCTCCTCCGGCTGCCATCGAGCATGCACAAGTCAGAGGTGCGCCGCATCGTGGACGACACACTGGATGAGATGGGCCTCCGGGAGTGTGCCGACCGTCACATCGGAACCTGGCACCTCCGCGGCATCAGTGGTGGCGAGAAGAAACGCCTAAGCATCGCGCTGGAGATCCTTACTCGCCCACGTCTCCTTTTCCTCGATGAGCCCACCAGTGGCCTTGACAGTGCCGCTGCCTTTTCTGTTGTCCAGACGCTACGGCATCTCGCCGTTGATGGTGGCCGCACCATCATCTCCTCCGTGCACCAGCCCAGCAGTGAGGTATTTGCACTCTTTGACGACCTCTGCCTCCTCTCCTGTGGGGAATGTGTCTACTTCGGTGACGCCAAGCTAGCAACACAG TTCTTTGCGGAAACAGGGTTCCCGTGTCCCAGCCGGAGGAATCCATCTGACCATTTCCTCCGGTGTGTCAACTCAGACTTTGATGACATTGCTGCCACCATGAAAGGATCCATGAAGCTGCGACCA GAGGCAGCGCTTGATCCCCTGTTGAAGTACTCTACCTCAGAGATCAGGGAACGGCTGGTGGACAAGTACAGGATCTCAGATTATGCCATGATGGTTAGGAGCACAATACACGAGATAACCAAGATT GAGGGTGTGATGGTGGAGGTGGTCCGTGGCAGCCAGGCTAGCTGGTTCAAGCAGCTCCGCACGCTGACAAGCCGGTCTTTTACCAACATGTCTCGCGACTTGAACTACTACTGGCTGCGCATCATCGTTTACATCGTCATGGCCATCTGCCTGGGAACCCTCTACTACGATGTGGGCACCAGCTACTCGGCCATACAGGCGCGCGCCTCGTGTGGCGGCTTCGTGTCCGGCTTCATGACCTTCATGTCCATCGGTGGCTTCCCATCCTTCATCGAGGAGATGAAAGTGTTCACCCTCGAGCGCCAGAATGGCCACTATGGTGTTGCCGCCTACATCATCTCCAATTTCATCTCCTCCATGCCATTCTTGCTCACCGTGTCCTGGGCCAGCGCTTCTATCACATACTGGATGGTCAAGTACCGGTCAGGCTTCAGCTACTTCGCTTTCTTCGCCCTCAACCTCTATGGTGGCGTCTCTGTCATTGAGAGCCTCATGATGATCATCTCCGCCCTCGTGCCAAACTTTCTCATGGGCCTCATCCTTGGTGCTGGTGTCATT GGGATCATGATGTTGACGTCTGGATTCTTCCGACTGCTTCCAGAACTTCCGAAGATCTTCTGGCGGTATCCAGTGTCCTACATAGTCTATGGGTCATGGGGATTGAAG GGCGGGTACAAGAACGACATGATTGGGCTGGAGTTCGAGCCAATGGTGCCAGGGCAGCCGAAACTGACAGGAGAATACATCATCACCGAGATGATGGGGCTGAGCCTGGACCACTCCAAGTGGTTGGACCTCGCCATGATCTTCGTTCTCCTCTTCGCCTACCGCCTCACCTTCTTCATCGTGCTAAAGGTCAAGGAGGCTGCTGCGCCATACATCCGTGTCGCCTACACAAGCTTCACTGTCAAGCGTCTTGAGCGGCGTGCCTCCTTCAGGAAGACGCTGGCCATGACGTCTATGTCCAAGCGGCACAACCCGCCGCACCCCATGGCCATCCAGGAGGGCCTCAACTCGCCCATGCCATACTGA
- the LOC136518997 gene encoding uncharacterized protein translates to MGAAAGHDGGEAGASPWSEADNDELGDGVPPELTLRLVRTGAIVGVLHIGNRRRRLGGGLQCVLRTQASAGGHESHRDGEGEGAALFPGGLLNAQLAAAPFQAGMCVLNCGSDCTEGSG, encoded by the exons ATGGGTGCGGCCGCGGGGCACGACGGGGGGGAGGCCGGGGCGTCACCATGGAGCGAGGCGGACAACGACGAGCTCGGAGACGGCGTGCCACCCGAGTTGACGCTTCGGCTCGTCAGGACAGGGGCTATCGTGGGCGTTCTTCACATCGGCAATCGGCGACGACGGCTCGGCGGCGGGCTACAGTGCGTACTCCGGACCCAGGCTAGTGCAGGTGGCCACGAGAGCCACCGCGATGGCGAGGGCGAGGGGGCGGCGCTCTTCCCCGGCGGTCTCCTCAACGCGCAGCTCGCCGCCGCGCCATTCCAAGCGGGCATGTGCGTGCTCAACTGCGGCTCGGATTGTACTGAAG GGTCAGGTTAG